Proteins from a single region of Streptomyces spinoverrucosus:
- a CDS encoding glycoside hydrolase family 3 protein, producing the protein MHHASTTSAGNTAAAPSRRTVLAATAGVTAALTVGQTSAHADDDKRLRKLISRMTLEEKVGQLFVSRVYGHSATAPDQADIDANLKELGVRTAAELLAKYRLGGIIYFTWAHNTRTPHQIADLSNGIQKASLGLPRGLPVLISTDQEHGIVARVGRPATLFPGAMAVGAGGSHADARTLGRIAGEELRAMGIRQDYSPVADVNVNPANPVIGVRSFGADPDAAAGLVAAEVDGYQRSKVAATAKHFPGHGDTEVDSHYGFPVIEHTREQWGTLDAPPFRAAIRAGIDSIMTAHIMVPALDPSGDPATLSRPILTGILREELGYDGVVVTDSLGMEGVRTKYGDDRVPVLALKAGVDQLLNPPKLDVAWNAVLKAVQDGELTEERLDESILRVLRLKAKLGLFDEPYVSARGVDRAVGTKAHLAAADRIAERTTTLLVNEGGLLPLSRREHPKLLVVGADPASPSGTTGPPTGVLATALSELGFTATALSTGTAPSAATIERAVAAAQDADAVVVGTYNVTAAGSQKTLVERLLATGKPVVAVAVRNPYDVAHLPGVRGYLASYSWTDVELRAAARVIAGKVRPRGKLPVPVQRADDPARVLYPVGHGLSY; encoded by the coding sequence GTGCACCACGCCAGCACGACAAGCGCAGGAAACACCGCTGCCGCCCCCTCCAGACGTACGGTCCTCGCCGCCACCGCCGGCGTGACCGCGGCCCTGACGGTCGGGCAGACCAGCGCCCACGCCGACGACGACAAACGCCTTCGCAAGCTCATCTCCCGGATGACCCTGGAGGAGAAGGTCGGCCAGCTGTTCGTCTCCCGGGTCTACGGCCACTCCGCCACCGCCCCCGACCAGGCCGACATCGACGCCAACCTCAAGGAACTCGGCGTGCGCACGGCCGCCGAGCTGCTCGCCAAGTACCGCCTCGGCGGGATCATTTACTTCACCTGGGCGCACAACACCCGTACCCCGCACCAGATCGCGGACCTGTCGAACGGCATCCAGAAGGCCTCCCTCGGCCTCCCCCGCGGCCTGCCCGTGCTGATCTCCACGGACCAGGAGCACGGGATAGTCGCCCGAGTGGGCAGGCCCGCGACGCTGTTCCCCGGCGCGATGGCCGTCGGCGCCGGCGGCTCGCACGCCGACGCCCGCACCCTCGGCCGGATCGCGGGCGAGGAGCTGCGCGCGATGGGCATCCGGCAGGACTACTCCCCCGTCGCCGACGTCAACGTCAACCCGGCCAACCCCGTCATCGGCGTACGCTCCTTCGGCGCGGACCCGGACGCGGCGGCCGGGCTGGTCGCGGCGGAGGTCGACGGGTACCAGCGCTCGAAGGTCGCCGCGACCGCCAAGCACTTCCCGGGCCACGGCGACACCGAGGTCGACAGCCACTACGGCTTCCCGGTCATCGAGCACACCCGGGAGCAGTGGGGCACGCTCGACGCTCCCCCGTTCCGGGCGGCGATCAGGGCCGGCATCGACTCGATCATGACCGCGCACATCATGGTCCCGGCGCTGGACCCCTCGGGCGACCCGGCCACCCTGTCCCGCCCGATCCTCACCGGCATCCTGCGCGAGGAGCTGGGCTACGACGGGGTCGTGGTGACGGACTCCCTCGGCATGGAGGGCGTGCGCACCAAGTACGGCGACGACCGGGTGCCGGTGCTGGCGCTGAAGGCGGGCGTGGACCAGCTCCTGAACCCGCCCAAGCTGGACGTCGCCTGGAACGCGGTCCTGAAGGCCGTACAGGACGGCGAGCTCACCGAGGAACGGCTCGACGAGTCCATCCTGCGGGTGCTGCGGCTCAAGGCGAAGCTGGGGCTGTTCGACGAGCCGTACGTCAGCGCGCGGGGCGTCGACCGCGCGGTCGGCACCAAGGCGCACCTCGCGGCGGCCGACCGGATCGCCGAGCGGACGACGACCCTCCTGGTCAACGAGGGCGGACTGCTGCCGCTGTCCCGGCGCGAGCACCCCAAGCTGCTGGTCGTGGGCGCCGACCCGGCCTCGCCGTCCGGCACGACGGGGCCGCCCACCGGCGTCCTCGCGACCGCGCTGAGCGAACTCGGATTCACGGCGACCGCGTTGTCCACCGGTACGGCACCCTCCGCGGCGACCATCGAGCGGGCCGTCGCGGCGGCCCAGGACGCGGACGCGGTGGTCGTGGGGACGTACAACGTCACGGCTGCCGGCTCGCAGAAGACGCTGGTCGAACGGTTGCTGGCGACCGGGAAGCCGGTGGTCGCGGTGGCCGTCCGCAATCCGTACGACGTCGCTCATCTGCCGGGCGTACGCGGCTACCTGGCGTCCTACTCCTGGACGGACGTGGAGCTGCGGGCGGCGGCCCGGGTCATCGCCGGGAAGGTACGGCCGCGCGGCAAGCTGCCGGTGCCGGTGCAGCGGGCGGACGATCCGGCGCGGGTGCTGTATCCGGTCGGGCACGGGTTGTCGTACTAG
- a CDS encoding S28 family serine protease: MRKALRWLLALTVFIGTLSTAGAATAAQPEATDIKDRLLSIPGMSLIEEKPYPGYRFFVLNYTQPVDHRRPAKGTFQQRITVLHKDVSRPTVFFTSGYGLSTTPRRSEPTQIVDGNQVSMEYRFFTPSRPSPADWTKLDIRQAADDQHRIFEALKPVYSKKWLSTGGSKGGMTATYYERFHPRDMDGVVAYVAPNDVVNDKDAAYDRFFAGVGTKECRDRLNGVQREALVRREPLEQRYEAYAAENGYTFDTVGSLDKAYEATVLDYVWGFWQYSLLSDCDTIPADAKNATDEEIWNSIDTVAGFSFYTDQGLAPYTPYYYQAGTQLGAPTIVFPHIEKKYIRYGYLPPRNFVPRSIPMKFEQGAMKDVDSWVRHNARQMLFVYGENDPWGAEPFRLGKGARDSYVFTAPGANHGANVAGLQEKQKALATAKILKWAGVASATVEADPAAAKPLAKYDFRLDKRGTERTLRP; encoded by the coding sequence ATGCGCAAGGCGCTCAGATGGCTGCTCGCGCTCACCGTGTTCATAGGCACGCTGAGCACGGCGGGGGCGGCCACCGCCGCCCAGCCGGAGGCCACCGACATCAAGGATCGGCTGCTTTCCATACCGGGCATGAGCCTGATCGAGGAGAAGCCGTACCCCGGGTACCGCTTCTTCGTCCTCAACTACACACAGCCGGTCGACCACCGCAGGCCCGCCAAGGGCACGTTCCAGCAGCGGATCACGGTGCTGCACAAGGACGTCTCGCGGCCGACGGTCTTCTTCACGAGCGGCTACGGCCTCTCCACGACACCCCGCCGCAGCGAGCCGACCCAGATCGTGGACGGCAACCAGGTCTCCATGGAGTACCGCTTCTTCACGCCGTCCCGGCCCAGCCCGGCCGACTGGACCAAGCTGGACATCCGCCAGGCCGCCGACGACCAGCACCGCATCTTCGAGGCGCTGAAGCCGGTCTACTCCAAGAAGTGGCTTTCCACCGGCGGTTCGAAGGGCGGCATGACCGCCACGTACTACGAGCGTTTCCACCCCCGTGACATGGACGGCGTCGTCGCGTACGTCGCCCCCAACGACGTCGTGAACGACAAGGACGCGGCGTACGACCGCTTCTTCGCCGGCGTCGGCACCAAGGAGTGCCGGGACCGGCTGAACGGCGTGCAGCGCGAGGCGCTGGTGCGCCGGGAGCCGCTGGAGCAGCGGTACGAGGCGTACGCGGCCGAGAACGGCTACACCTTCGACACCGTCGGCAGCCTCGACAAGGCGTACGAGGCGACCGTCCTCGACTACGTGTGGGGCTTCTGGCAGTACAGCCTGCTGTCCGACTGCGACACCATCCCGGCGGACGCGAAGAACGCGACCGACGAGGAGATCTGGAACTCCATCGACACGGTCGCCGGGTTCTCCTTCTACACCGACCAGGGCCTGGCGCCGTACACGCCGTACTACTACCAGGCCGGTACACAGCTGGGCGCGCCGACGATCGTCTTCCCGCACATCGAGAAGAAGTACATCCGGTACGGCTATCTGCCGCCGCGCAACTTCGTGCCGCGGTCGATCCCGATGAAGTTCGAGCAGGGCGCGATGAAGGACGTCGACAGCTGGGTGCGCCACAACGCGCGGCAGATGCTGTTCGTCTACGGCGAGAACGACCCCTGGGGCGCCGAGCCGTTCCGCCTCGGCAAGGGCGCGCGCGACTCGTACGTCTTCACCGCCCCCGGCGCCAACCACGGCGCCAACGTGGCAGGGCTCCAGGAGAAGCAGAAGGCGTTGGCCACGGCCAAGATCCTGAAGTGGGCGGGCGTCGCGTCCGCCACCGTCGAGGCCGACCCGGCCGCGGCCAAGCCGCTGGCCAAGTACGACTTCCGGCTCGACAAGCGGGGCACGGAGCGCACCCTGCGCCCGTAA